The segment CGCAGTGAATGCGCACCCTACGGGCGTTGTGGCGTGCCGTAGGGTGTGCGTTTATCGCGCACCGATCCTCAGGAAAACGTCCACTTGGCCCGTCTTGGCACCCGCACCGCCAGCATCGGTTTGAGCAGGGGGGAGCGGAAGCGGCGCAGGTCGAGCGCCTCGTGCACGCCTGTGGTGACTTCGCCGTTCAGGGTCGTTTCCACCGCCGAGCGGGAATAGAACGGCGCGTCGAGCATGTTCTGGACCTGTTTGGCCCGCGCCCCCGCATCGCCGCGTGTTTCGCGCTTGACGGCCCAGAGCGAGCGGCGGATGGGGGCCTTGGGCGGCAGCGGGATGTTGCGGGCAGTGCCGTCTGCGTCGAACTGGAAGCCCGCGGCGAGTTCGGAGCCGTCGAGGCGGGTGGCGTCGTAGAAGCAGGTTGCGCCCTCGCCTGTCGGGTAGCGGCCCCAGGTCCAGTAGGAAAAGTCTTCTTCCAGCGCGCGGGTGCCGAAATTGGCGTCGAAGTACCCTTCGCCCGACCATTGCCAGCCGGGGCGGTCGATATCGACCTCGATGCGGCTGCGCGGGGCGAAGGGGCGCCAGATGTGGCTGTCGTCCGGTGTGAGCGCGAGTTCGACATTTGTGAGCGCGGAGGGGATGACGCGGATCTGGCCGCGGAGGCGCGAGATGAGCGGTGGGGAGGACACCTCGTCGATGTCGATGATCAGCGTGTCGTCTTCCCAGCGCATCATCGACGGGCCGACCTCGAGCCGGGAGGCGGTCTGGCGCAGCGCTGATGCGCCCCGGTCCGTCATGGTGAACCGCCCGCCGCGCCCGTAGGTGGCGACGTTGATGCAGACGTGGTTTTGCGGGTTTCTGCGGCCTGACCAGCGGTACCAGGGCGAGAAGACGGAGCCGATGAAGCCGATCACCGACACCGCGCGGGTGCCGCAATCGCTCAGGCCGTCGACATACCACCATGCGTAGCCGTTGGGGCCAACCTCGATGTTGAAATTTGGTCGCTCAAGATCGCCTCTGCCGCGTGCCGGGCGGAGAGGGTCGCCATCGGCACGCCCGCCCCCGGATGTGTCCCGCCCCCGGCCAGGTAGAGGTTCGGGACCGCCGTGCGCGCGGTGGGGCGCTGGAGCGCTGCTGTCAGCCCGTGGGGTGTCTGGCCGTAAAGCGCGCCCAGTGTTGCCGGGAACATCCGCGCGAAGGCTTGGGGCGTCGTTATCGTTGTCGTATCCGGGGTCGGCGTGAACCTGATCCCGTGCTGCGCCATCTGGTGCGTGATCTGATGAAGCCATGGGGAGAGGTCCTCGGGTCTGGTGTCCGCCGTGGCGGGGGCATTGGTGATGATCTCGAAGCGTTCGAGCGGGGGCGGCGCGGTGCCCTGACCGCGGTCGAGGGCGCAGATGTAGAAGCTGGGGTGGTCGGGGATGCGGCCTGCCATGAGGTCGCGGAATTCGGCCTGCGCGTCGGCGGCGAAGACCACGTTGTGATGGGCAAGGTCGGGGCCGTGGGGAGTGGCCGCGAAGCTGAGCACGCGGGCGGAGAAGCTGCGTTTGGCGCGTGCCGTCTGGGGCGCGATGTGGGCCGTGCCTGCGCCAAGGGCACCGATGGCGAGCGCGCGGGGGTCGCCTGCGTGGACCAGCACGTCGCAGGGGATCCGGGTGCCATCCGCAAGCTGGACGGCCTGCGCCGTGCCGTTCCGGATGTCGATGCAATCCACGTGGGCATCTGTGATCGTGTCCACGCCGTTGGCGTCCAGCAGGCGGGCCAG is part of the uncultured Tateyamaria sp. genome and harbors:
- the crtC gene encoding carotenoid 1,2-hydratase, producing MSDCGTRAVSVIGFIGSVFSPWYRWSGRRNPQNHVCINVATYGRGGRFTMTDRGASALRQTASRLEVGPSMMRWEDDTLIIDIDEVSSPPLISRLRGQIRVIPSALTNVELALTPDDSHIWRPFAPRSRIEVDIDRPGWQWSGEGYFDANFGTRALEEDFSYWTWGRYPTGEGATCFYDATRLDGSELAAGFQFDADGTARNIPLPPKAPIRRSLWAVKRETRGDAGARAKQVQNMLDAPFYSRSAVETTLNGEVTTGVHEALDLRRFRSPLLKPMLAVRVPRRAKWTFS
- the crtD gene encoding 1-hydroxycarotenoid 3,4-desaturase CrtD; the encoded protein is MVHVISPTPHRAVIIGAGIAGLACAVRLRAAGYGVTLLERHGQVGGKIRTLPSAAGPIDAGPTVLTMRHVFDDLFAQLGTRLDDHVTLIKQHELARHFWPDGSTLSLYSDEDSNLDALRAFGGTAAVQDFLTFTKRTRQLFAAFDAPMMQAPEPRLSALAKHVLTHPHLIPAMAPLSTLKGLLKRSFRDPRLRQLFGRYATYVGGSPTHAPALLSLIWQAEAQGVWVVQGGMHKLTEALARLLDANGVDTITDAHVDCIDIRNGTAQAVQLADGTRIPCDVLVHAGDPRALAIGALGAGTAHIAPQTARAKRSFSARVLSFAATPHGPDLAHHNVVFAADAQAEFRDLMAGRIPDHPSFYICALDRGQGTAPPPLERFEIITNAPATADTRPEDLSPWLHQITHQMAQHGIRFTPTPDTTTITTPQAFARMFPATLGALYGQTPHGLTAALQRPTARTAVPNLYLAGGGTHPGAGVPMATLSARHAAEAILSDQISTSRLAPTATHGGMSTA